A single window of Hyphomicrobiales bacterium DNA harbors:
- a CDS encoding Lactate dehydrogenase-like 2-hydroxyacid dehydrogenase: MSKHAKPVVAILLTPQMRKQLIPHATEERLSTHAVVIAPAEGELSAAALPQLLAGATIAITGWGTPRLDETVLAQCQDLKLVAHAAGSIRQLVPFTAIESDRIRVTHSAIHIGEAVAEFVMAHVFNFLRHPVALAEGMRAREPWFELRSRLLGRLLGEQTVGLVGAGYIGRMMVRQFRVFNARILMHDPFLDGARAAELGVELASLDHLLAESDIVSLHVPSLPETRHMIGAAELARVKDGALFINTARGALIDEDALIAELRRARFTAVLDVYDKEPLADDSPLRTLPNAILAPHAAGHTHETYLRQGATAVDEALRFLAGDTLRHEVTKPMLPNMA, from the coding sequence ATGTCCAAGCATGCAAAGCCAGTTGTCGCCATTTTGCTGACACCGCAGATGCGCAAGCAGCTCATTCCGCACGCAACTGAGGAGCGGCTGTCGACACACGCCGTAGTCATTGCCCCGGCTGAAGGCGAATTGTCGGCTGCCGCGCTGCCGCAGCTTCTCGCAGGCGCGACGATCGCCATTACCGGTTGGGGCACGCCCAGGCTGGATGAAACAGTTCTGGCGCAGTGCCAGGACCTGAAGCTCGTCGCGCATGCTGCGGGGAGCATCCGGCAGCTTGTGCCCTTCACTGCGATCGAGAGCGACAGGATCCGCGTGACGCATTCGGCCATTCACATCGGTGAGGCCGTCGCCGAGTTCGTGATGGCGCATGTGTTCAATTTCCTGCGCCATCCCGTCGCGTTGGCGGAAGGCATGCGTGCCCGGGAGCCGTGGTTTGAACTGCGCTCGCGCCTTCTGGGTCGTCTGCTCGGTGAACAGACCGTCGGCCTTGTGGGCGCGGGCTACATCGGTCGCATGATGGTGCGGCAGTTCAGGGTCTTTAATGCACGTATCCTCATGCACGATCCTTTTCTCGACGGCGCTCGTGCTGCGGAACTCGGCGTAGAGCTCGCAAGCCTGGATCACCTTCTGGCAGAGAGTGATATAGTCTCACTCCACGTGCCGTCTCTTCCGGAGACGCGTCACATGATCGGCGCTGCAGAACTCGCGCGGGTGAAGGACGGCGCGCTTTTCATCAATACGGCGCGCGGCGCCCTGATCGACGAGGACGCTCTCATTGCCGAATTGCGGAGAGCACGCTTCACGGCTGTGCTCGACGTTTACGATAAGGAGCCTCTGGCCGATGACAGCCCCTTGCGAACGCTTCCGAATGCTATCCTAGCGCCCCATGCTGCGGGTCATACCCATGAGACCTATCTGCGGCAGGGCGCGACAGCGGTTGACGAGGCACTGCGTTTCCTCGCCGGTGATACGCTCCGCCATGAAGTGACAAAGCCTATGCTACCCAACATGGCCTGA
- a CDS encoding NADP-dependent 3-hydroxy acid dehydrogenase YdfG gives MSQDLQGRTIFIAGASSGMGRATAIASARAGAALILLGRNTVGLDMTTALIREAAPGCKVTPLVADASDAAALAEAIAGMDLGTVDTLVNSVGMNIPERAFDQLTSDSWAQMIDSNLTAAFNLSKVFLPWMRARKSGLIIHIASTAARKPDKSGAAYQATKAGVLSLTHALMEEEWQNGIRASAILPGMTDTPLLDRRPTPVTPEARASALRPEDIAAACLFIMRLPPRAHVPELHIGPSQR, from the coding sequence ATGAGCCAGGACTTGCAGGGGCGTACGATCTTTATTGCGGGCGCGAGCAGCGGCATGGGGCGGGCCACCGCGATAGCCTCCGCACGGGCGGGGGCCGCACTCATCCTGCTCGGCCGCAACACTGTCGGGCTCGACATGACGACGGCTTTGATCCGTGAGGCGGCGCCAGGCTGCAAGGTCACCCCGCTCGTCGCGGATGCGTCGGATGCCGCCGCCCTCGCGGAGGCCATTGCCGGAATGGATCTTGGGACCGTTGACACTTTGGTCAATTCTGTGGGCATGAACATTCCCGAGCGCGCATTCGATCAGTTGACGTCGGATAGCTGGGCGCAGATGATCGACAGCAACCTGACAGCGGCGTTCAATCTGTCGAAAGTATTTCTACCGTGGATGCGCGCTCGCAAGAGTGGCTTGATCATTCACATCGCGTCAACAGCCGCGCGCAAGCCGGACAAGTCCGGAGCGGCCTATCAGGCAACCAAAGCCGGCGTCCTATCGTTGACGCATGCCCTCATGGAGGAGGAATGGCAGAACGGCATTCGTGCCAGCGCGATCCTGCCGGGAATGACGGATACCCCGCTGCTCGATCGCCGGCCAACGCCGGTCACGCCCGAGGCGCGGGCCTCCGCGCTGCGTCCGGAAGATATCGCCGCAGCTTGCCTGTTCATCATGCGGCTGCCGCCCCGGGCACATGTGCCGGAGCTGCATATCGGACCAAGCCAGCGTTGA
- a CDS encoding LacI family transcriptional regulator has translation MRPETRQRVLDAIDCLKYTPNSAARQLKSGLNTSLGLIIPSAANPFWGAVAHHVERAARNHGYRLLICNAERDRDVEARYAEALLGSGVTGVILGSSPLNFDHLRDLVGRGLKIAAFDQRISGDDQNCVTCGISVDQELSGMLAAQHLIGLGHKRIGVVTGPIKTNSRIDRVSGVRAALARAGLELPEELRWQGGGVIGFGDMEGSELGRIGIRELLSRDAPPTAVICGNDMYALGAYAGARDLGFGVPDDISIVGFDDIAMAEIVYPPLTTIRQPVLAMAEQIVGLLIRRVEGDEIAAEEAFINVPPQMIVRGSTAQARAARRGSPGDKVREDGR, from the coding sequence ATGCGCCCCGAAACGCGGCAGCGTGTTCTGGATGCCATCGACTGCCTCAAGTATACGCCCAATAGCGCGGCACGGCAGCTTAAATCGGGTCTGAATACATCGCTCGGCCTCATCATTCCGTCTGCAGCCAATCCCTTCTGGGGCGCGGTCGCGCATCATGTCGAGCGCGCGGCACGCAACCATGGCTACCGTCTCCTGATCTGCAACGCAGAGCGCGATCGCGATGTGGAGGCGCGCTATGCGGAAGCGCTGCTCGGTTCAGGTGTCACGGGCGTTATTCTCGGGTCCTCGCCTCTCAATTTTGATCACCTGCGTGATCTTGTCGGGCGTGGATTGAAGATTGCGGCCTTCGACCAGCGCATCAGTGGCGACGATCAGAATTGTGTCACGTGCGGCATCAGTGTCGACCAGGAACTCAGTGGCATGCTTGCCGCGCAACACTTGATCGGGCTTGGGCACAAGCGCATCGGGGTCGTAACCGGCCCGATCAAGACCAACAGCCGCATCGATCGCGTCAGCGGCGTCCGCGCCGCACTGGCGCGCGCGGGGCTGGAGCTTCCAGAGGAACTGCGCTGGCAGGGCGGCGGGGTCATCGGCTTTGGCGACATGGAGGGCTCGGAGCTTGGACGGATTGGTATCCGGGAGCTTCTCAGCCGCGATGCGCCCCCAACGGCGGTGATCTGCGGTAACGACATGTATGCGCTTGGCGCTTATGCCGGGGCTCGTGATCTCGGCTTTGGCGTGCCGGACGACATCTCCATTGTTGGCTTCGATGACATCGCGATGGCGGAGATTGTTTATCCACCTCTGACCACCATACGTCAGCCCGTGTTGGCGATGGCCGAACAAATTGTCGGCTTGTTGATCCGGCGCGTCGAGGGCGATGAGATTGCCGCAGAAGAGGCTTTCATCAATGTGCCACCGCAAATGATCGTTCGGGGATCGACGGCGCAGGCACGCGCGGCTCGCCGTGGGTCGCCCGGCGACAAGGTTAGGGAGGATGGGAGATGA
- a CDS encoding conserved hypothetical protein (Evidence 4 : Unknown function but conserved in other organisms): protein MSDWHFATPVRLTFGPSQQRMITNAWEAVEVLLRDWPGRRDHRYKLALVACQDALEGFRSGPIARKALVRAAKMAGFGVSSR from the coding sequence ATGAGCGACTGGCATTTTGCCACCCCTGTTCGATTGACATTCGGCCCCTCACAACAGCGTATGATCACCAATGCCTGGGAAGCCGTGGAGGTACTCCTGAGGGATTGGCCAGGGCGCCGCGATCACAGGTACAAGCTCGCTCTCGTTGCTTGCCAGGATGCCCTGGAGGGTTTTCGGTCCGGCCCCATCGCGCGCAAGGCCTTGGTGCGGGCCGCCAAGATGGCCGGATTCGGCGTCTCCTCGCGGTAG
- a CDS encoding Carbohydrate ABC transporter substrate-binding protein (CUT1 family): MSVHMNRRAVLRQGAALMGGAAASSLPLASSFSQDKIRIRFAGYVESQEQLTQTLAALKLYTQKHPNVEIIPEFTNFGAFTDKIATETAGGNAPDMFSVNVDLLAEYARRGVTTPLDAYIPNPINLSDYLQSAVNAAKFDGKQFAIPNDAIGPAIITNASAFEKAGIKLPADMWTWEELAETATALNKALGPRFWGVEDAGGNYIPCDIFLRSRGKSMFTRDHRLGFELDDMEAWYAFWQKLRDTRATPPGDVQALAGNDDPSTSGVVAGRAAMNITLTDSFAGFQALTQDNLVLHMMPNGFRGGEMKQRHYSYAGNSTTVSGKSPNQKHVIDIIRFMHSDPEGAKTYYVGSGMIPCSKAARDAFAATGSEADRKIIAYLDTLQKEPAAPRYPGVPGMTGMLTRANEGVAFGKLTPKQAAEQFVREVSARLKK; this comes from the coding sequence ATGTCGGTGCATATGAACCGGCGCGCCGTGCTGCGCCAAGGCGCGGCCTTGATGGGTGGCGCCGCTGCATCCAGCCTACCGCTTGCCTCCAGTTTCTCTCAGGACAAGATACGCATACGCTTCGCTGGCTACGTTGAATCCCAGGAACAGCTCACCCAAACGCTGGCCGCGCTCAAGCTTTATACTCAGAAGCATCCCAATGTTGAAATCATTCCCGAATTCACCAATTTCGGTGCATTCACGGATAAGATCGCGACAGAAACGGCAGGGGGTAATGCCCCTGATATGTTCAGCGTCAATGTTGACTTGCTCGCTGAATACGCACGCCGTGGCGTGACAACGCCTCTCGACGCTTATATCCCGAACCCGATAAACCTGAGCGACTACCTGCAGAGCGCCGTCAATGCCGCAAAATTCGACGGCAAGCAGTTTGCTATTCCAAACGACGCGATTGGCCCGGCCATCATCACCAATGCCTCGGCCTTTGAAAAAGCCGGGATCAAGCTTCCTGCGGACATGTGGACCTGGGAAGAGCTGGCGGAGACAGCAACTGCCTTGAACAAAGCGCTGGGACCTCGTTTCTGGGGCGTCGAAGACGCCGGCGGCAACTATATTCCCTGCGACATCTTCCTGCGTTCACGCGGAAAGTCGATGTTCACCCGGGACCATCGCCTCGGCTTTGAGCTTGATGACATGGAGGCTTGGTATGCCTTCTGGCAAAAGCTGCGTGATACGCGGGCTACCCCTCCCGGCGACGTACAGGCTCTGGCGGGAAATGACGATCCCAGTACGTCCGGTGTCGTCGCTGGCCGTGCAGCCATGAATATTACGCTGACCGATAGTTTCGCCGGCTTCCAGGCTCTCACACAGGATAATCTTGTTCTTCATATGATGCCGAATGGATTCCGCGGCGGGGAAATGAAGCAGAGGCATTATTCTTATGCTGGTAATTCGACGACGGTCTCAGGCAAGTCCCCCAATCAGAAACACGTCATCGATATCATCCGCTTCATGCATTCCGACCCCGAGGGTGCGAAAACCTACTATGTCGGCAGCGGAATGATCCCCTGCTCGAAAGCCGCCCGTGATGCCTTTGCAGCCACGGGCTCCGAAGCCGATCGTAAGATCATCGCTTATCTCGACACTCTGCAGAAGGAGCCCGCCGCGCCGCGGTATCCTGGCGTTCCCGGCATGACGGGCATGCTGACCCGCGCCAATGAAGGGGTCGCCTTCGGAAAGCTCACACCAAAACAGGCAGCGGAACAGTTTGTCAGGGAAGTCAGCGCGCGACTGAAAAAATAG
- the uxuA gene encoding D-mannonate dehydratase, whose product MEQSWRWFGPGDVVPLHAIRQAGASGVVTALHQIPYGEVWSVEAIEARKAEIGADPSLGLHWNVVESLPIHERIKLGEGDLTSLFDNYRQSMRNLAACGVRTICYNFMPVVDWTRTQLAHALPGGGRALRFNAHEYAAFDCFMLQRAGAEADHSEDVLARARDWFAKASDQDKATLLASIMAGLPGAFDRYDIPALRKMLDRYKGIDVDGLRTNLARFLREVIPLAEELGIRMAIHPDDPPRPLMGLPRIVSSAEDLAFIIEAVDAEVNGITFCTGSLGAGVHNDVTEMAGQFATRIHFVHLRNVAKEPDGSFMEADHLGGDTDMVAVIEALLVEQKRRRDSGDQRWRLPFRPDHGHELLDDVGKGSFPGYSAVGRLKGLAELRGVMTAISKLKSLPI is encoded by the coding sequence ATGGAACAAAGCTGGCGTTGGTTCGGTCCGGGTGATGTCGTTCCTTTGCATGCCATTCGCCAGGCGGGCGCAAGCGGTGTCGTCACGGCGCTGCACCAGATCCCCTATGGCGAGGTATGGAGCGTCGAGGCCATCGAGGCGCGCAAGGCCGAAATCGGAGCTGACCCCTCCTTGGGCCTGCACTGGAACGTCGTCGAGAGCCTGCCGATCCATGAGCGCATCAAGCTCGGAGAGGGGGATCTCACGTCATTGTTCGACAACTATCGCCAGTCCATGCGCAATCTCGCGGCCTGCGGGGTCAGGACGATCTGCTACAATTTCATGCCGGTGGTGGACTGGACGCGGACGCAACTCGCCCATGCCCTGCCGGGCGGTGGCCGGGCGCTACGCTTCAACGCCCATGAATACGCCGCTTTCGATTGTTTCATGCTGCAGCGCGCTGGCGCAGAGGCCGACCATTCCGAGGACGTGCTGGCGCGCGCGCGCGACTGGTTCGCCAAGGCCAGCGACCAGGACAAGGCGACACTGCTCGCAAGTATCATGGCCGGCCTGCCCGGGGCGTTCGACCGCTACGACATTCCCGCGCTCCGCAAGATGCTCGACCGCTACAAGGGCATCGATGTCGATGGCCTCCGGACCAATCTCGCCCGCTTCCTGCGTGAGGTGATCCCGCTGGCGGAGGAACTCGGCATCCGGATGGCGATCCACCCGGATGATCCGCCGCGCCCGCTGATGGGCCTGCCACGGATCGTGTCAAGCGCCGAGGACCTCGCCTTCATCATCGAGGCCGTCGATGCCGAGGTCAACGGCATCACGTTCTGCACCGGCTCGCTCGGTGCCGGCGTGCACAACGACGTGACGGAGATGGCAGGGCAGTTCGCCACCCGCATCCATTTCGTGCATCTGCGCAATGTCGCCAAGGAACCGGACGGATCCTTCATGGAGGCGGATCATCTCGGCGGGGACACCGACATGGTCGCGGTCATTGAAGCCTTGCTCGTAGAACAGAAGCGTCGCCGGGACAGCGGGGACCAGCGTTGGCGGCTGCCCTTCCGCCCCGACCACGGCCACGAACTGCTCGACGATGTCGGCAAGGGTAGCTTCCCCGGCTATTCGGCGGTGGGGCGTCTCAAGGGACTTGCGGAGCTGCGCGGCGTGATGACCGCGATCTCCAAGCTGAAGTCGCTGCCCATCTGA
- the yesP gene encoding putative ABC transporter permease protein YesP (Evidence 3 : Putative function from multiple computational evidences) yields MSMIVQAKLSAAATTAHPIHRRRVKVGMDAHNNTAAFVFLSPWLLGMICLTLGPILASFYLSLTSYDMFSAPQWIGFDNYIKMAFEDGRYYQSLKVTFSYVFLSVPLKLAFALGIAMLLNRGLRGLGFYRSVFYLPSLLGGSVAVAIMWRQVFSYDGIINQILLKFGIDGPSWITSTDYALYTLVALAVWQFGSPMVIFLAGLKQIPQDIYDAAEVDGAGPVRKFVSITIPMLTPIIFFNFVMQIIGAFQAFTPAYIISGGKGGPADATLFYTLYLYEQAFTNFQMGYASAMAWVLVGIIGTATAASFLSARYWVHYGDER; encoded by the coding sequence ATGAGCATGATCGTGCAGGCGAAACTTTCTGCCGCTGCGACGACAGCACATCCCATCCACCGTCGGCGTGTAAAGGTCGGCATGGATGCGCACAACAATACTGCGGCCTTCGTGTTTCTGTCACCATGGCTGCTTGGCATGATCTGCCTGACGCTCGGACCTATCCTGGCGTCCTTCTACCTGTCCCTGACAAGCTACGACATGTTTTCGGCCCCGCAATGGATCGGCTTCGACAACTATATCAAGATGGCTTTCGAAGACGGCCGCTACTACCAATCGCTTAAAGTAACTTTCTCCTACGTTTTCCTGTCCGTCCCGCTCAAGCTGGCTTTCGCACTCGGCATCGCGATGCTCCTCAATCGCGGCCTGCGCGGCCTGGGTTTCTACCGCTCTGTTTTCTATCTCCCGTCCCTGCTTGGCGGCAGCGTTGCCGTCGCCATCATGTGGCGGCAAGTTTTCTCCTATGACGGTATCATCAACCAGATCTTGCTGAAATTCGGTATCGATGGACCAAGCTGGATCACCAGCACGGACTACGCGCTCTATACATTGGTCGCGCTCGCCGTCTGGCAGTTCGGATCCCCAATGGTGATCTTCCTCGCCGGTCTGAAGCAGATTCCTCAGGATATCTACGACGCCGCGGAAGTCGACGGCGCCGGCCCCGTACGCAAGTTCGTTAGTATCACGATACCTATGCTGACGCCGATTATTTTCTTCAACTTCGTTATGCAGATCATCGGCGCGTTTCAGGCTTTCACCCCCGCCTATATCATCAGCGGCGGCAAGGGAGGTCCAGCCGACGCCACTCTTTTTTATACGCTCTATCTCTACGAGCAGGCCTTCACAAACTTCCAGATGGGCTATGCTTCCGCCATGGCTTGGGTTCTGGTCGGCATTATTGGAACCGCCACCGCCGCGTCCTTTCTGTCAGCGCGCTACTGGGTGCACTACGGCGACGAACGCTGA
- the malF gene encoding Trehalose/maltose transport system permease protein MalF → MADQQANAIWPRESSGAPAPTARMASASTAPGRTPVRTAWMFLAPTLIALAIVAGWPLARTIWFSFTDARLDNLARYGFVGLDNYLSYDDGEWYGVLAEPDWWNAVSVTLWFTVVSVSLEVVFGLAVALALNVRFPLRGVVRAAILVPWAIPTVVSAKMWAWMLNDQFGVINYVLMGLGIIATPVAWTASADTALWAVLIVDVWKSMPFMALLLLAALQMLPQDCYEAAKVDGIGPVRALIHITLPLLRPAIITAVIFRALDALRIFDLIYVLTSNARSTMSMSIYARQQLVDFQDVGYGSAASTLLFLIIAMITISVIALGRLDFEKGATR, encoded by the coding sequence ATGGCCGACCAGCAGGCAAACGCCATCTGGCCGCGGGAGAGCAGCGGGGCGCCTGCCCCGACGGCCAGGATGGCATCGGCATCGACCGCCCCTGGCCGCACGCCCGTGCGAACCGCGTGGATGTTTCTGGCGCCCACGCTGATTGCGCTCGCCATCGTGGCAGGCTGGCCGCTGGCCCGGACCATCTGGTTCAGCTTCACGGACGCGCGGCTGGACAACCTTGCCCGTTATGGCTTCGTCGGGCTCGACAACTATCTCTCCTATGACGATGGTGAATGGTACGGCGTGCTCGCCGAGCCCGACTGGTGGAACGCCGTCTCGGTCACCTTGTGGTTCACGGTGGTCTCCGTCAGCCTCGAGGTGGTGTTCGGGCTGGCGGTTGCCTTGGCTTTGAACGTGCGCTTTCCGCTGCGGGGCGTGGTGCGCGCCGCCATCCTGGTGCCGTGGGCCATCCCGACCGTCGTTTCCGCCAAGATGTGGGCCTGGATGCTGAACGACCAGTTCGGCGTCATCAACTATGTGCTCATGGGCCTCGGCATCATCGCTACGCCCGTGGCCTGGACGGCGAGCGCTGACACGGCGCTTTGGGCCGTGCTCATCGTCGATGTGTGGAAGTCGATGCCCTTCATGGCCCTGCTCCTTCTCGCTGCCCTGCAGATGCTGCCGCAGGATTGCTATGAGGCGGCCAAGGTCGACGGGATCGGCCCGGTCCGTGCGCTCATCCACATCACCTTGCCGCTGCTGCGCCCGGCGATCATCACCGCCGTTATCTTCCGTGCGCTTGATGCATTGCGCATCTTCGACCTGATCTATGTGCTGACCTCGAATGCCCGCAGCACCATGTCGATGTCGATCTACGCCCGCCAGCAGCTGGTTGATTTTCAGGACGTCGGTTATGGCTCGGCGGCCTCGACGCTGCTCTTCCTGATCATCGCCATGATCACGATCTCGGTTATCGCGCTCGGCCGGCTCGATTTCGAGAAGGGAGCCACGCGATGA
- a CDS encoding 3-oxoacyl-(acyl-carrier protein) reductase, with protein sequence MDFSGKVVLITGGASGIGGATTRAFAQAGAKVAFTYITSEKEARAIEAECDAHGQVARGYKADMSKPDEVAAIVASTEREFGPIDVLFANAGGLLRRARCVESSLELWQEAFSINVFSTFLVVQAVLKSMEPRGSGAIVMMSSLAAFDGGGLGASHYASSKAAVATFIRALAKEVGPSGIRVNGVAPGLIGTRFHDTFNTPQGRAAAVERTPLRREGVPQDVADAVLFLASDRASYITGEITQINGGVGF encoded by the coding sequence ATGGATTTCTCAGGGAAGGTCGTGCTGATTACCGGTGGCGCCTCCGGCATCGGCGGTGCCACAACACGGGCTTTTGCTCAGGCGGGCGCCAAAGTTGCATTCACCTATATCACCAGTGAAAAGGAAGCGCGCGCGATAGAGGCGGAGTGCGACGCCCACGGGCAGGTCGCGCGTGGATACAAAGCCGACATGAGCAAACCCGACGAGGTTGCCGCGATCGTCGCGAGCACCGAACGCGAGTTCGGGCCGATCGACGTTCTCTTCGCCAATGCGGGCGGACTGCTGCGCCGGGCGCGCTGCGTCGAGTCCAGCCTCGAACTTTGGCAAGAGGCTTTTTCTATCAATGTCTTCAGTACCTTTCTTGTCGTTCAGGCTGTGCTGAAGTCAATGGAACCACGCGGGAGTGGCGCGATCGTCATGATGTCATCGCTGGCGGCCTTCGATGGCGGTGGCTTGGGTGCATCGCACTATGCATCCAGCAAGGCGGCCGTGGCGACCTTCATACGGGCTCTCGCGAAGGAAGTCGGGCCAAGCGGTATCCGTGTGAACGGCGTCGCGCCTGGCCTCATCGGCACGCGTTTCCACGACACCTTTAACACGCCTCAGGGGCGCGCGGCGGCCGTCGAGCGGACGCCCTTGCGGCGTGAAGGTGTGCCGCAGGATGTGGCCGACGCGGTGCTGTTTCTTGCGTCGGACCGCGCATCCTACATCACCGGAGAAATCACGCAGATCAATGGCGGCGTCGGCTTCTAG
- a CDS encoding Sugar ABC transporter permease, translating into MMPFANRNYPLRQLLTKVAFALVIIAILIVALFPFYYAIVSSFRTGTELFIPRLWPERFDLTNYAQIFTQQAFGLNILNSMLVAAVVVAVSLFLGMTAAYALARMRFRGRGPMLFLILAVSMFPQIAVLSGMFELVRALGLYDRLPGLMLANLLLTLPFTVWILTTFMRELPKELEEAAIADGATAWQSVRLVFLPLMLPAMVPTGLLAFILAWNEFLFAFTLTLSSESRTVPVAIALLSGGSRQELPWGPIMAASVVVTLPLIVLVLIFQRKIVAGLTAGAVKG; encoded by the coding sequence ATGATGCCGTTCGCAAACAGGAATTATCCCTTGAGGCAGCTTTTGACGAAGGTGGCCTTCGCGCTCGTCATCATTGCCATATTGATCGTGGCGCTGTTTCCCTTCTACTACGCCATCGTCTCGTCGTTTCGAACGGGCACCGAGTTGTTCATTCCCCGGCTTTGGCCGGAACGCTTCGACCTCACGAATTACGCGCAGATCTTCACGCAACAAGCCTTCGGACTGAACATTCTCAATTCGATGCTGGTGGCGGCCGTCGTCGTGGCTGTCTCGCTCTTTCTCGGCATGACGGCGGCCTATGCCCTGGCGCGGATGCGCTTCCGCGGCCGCGGCCCGATGCTGTTCCTTATCCTCGCCGTCTCGATGTTTCCTCAGATCGCCGTGCTCTCGGGCATGTTTGAACTGGTGCGCGCGCTCGGTCTGTATGACCGGCTGCCCGGCCTCATGCTCGCCAATCTCTTGCTGACATTACCGTTCACGGTATGGATCCTGACCACTTTCATGCGCGAGTTGCCGAAGGAATTGGAGGAGGCCGCGATCGCCGACGGCGCGACGGCTTGGCAGTCGGTGCGCCTCGTCTTCCTGCCGCTCATGTTGCCGGCCATGGTGCCGACCGGCCTCCTTGCCTTCATCCTCGCCTGGAACGAGTTTCTGTTCGCCTTCACCCTGACGTTGTCGTCGGAAAGCCGCACGGTGCCCGTCGCCATCGCGCTCCTGAGTGGAGGAAGCCGCCAGGAGCTGCCATGGGGTCCGATCATGGCAGCGTCCGTGGTGGTGACGCTGCCGCTGATCGTCCTGGTGCTGATCTTCCAGCGCAAGATCGTGGCGGGCCTCACGGCCGGTGCCGTCAAGGGATAG
- a CDS encoding hypothetical protein (Evidence 5 : Unknown function), protein MALRSSHAQKNQTHAKLPSQGEFFEIGFGVNSRFLIRAPARPNGTITDAAMLLYASLTIPGVSS, encoded by the coding sequence GTGGCCCTCCGGTCATCGCATGCACAAAAAAATCAAACCCACGCCAAGCTTCCGTCTCAGGGTGAGTTCTTTGAAATAGGCTTCGGCGTGAACAGTCGTTTTTTGATCCGGGCGCCGGCGAGGCCGAACGGAACCATCACGGATGCGGCGATGCTCCTTTACGCCTCGTTAACGATTCCAGGCGTCTCCTCTTAG